Proteins encoded by one window of Gemmatimonadota bacterium:
- a CDS encoding MFS transporter, with translation MEPEQLQSVRSRITHTLFVTQALFGATQVAAFTVVPILAAQLSDSERMTGVPMTIAFLARSISAFPFGWIMDRLGRRAGLTAGYLSSLIAAAASFLSVAVHSFAGFCVASFFAGMARSSSEQARFIGAEIYPESERARIIGRIVSAGTISAIGGAMMVAPAGIWIAQYGYPPMSGPFVVGVGLSLAAVLLTLFLVRPDPLDLARRIKPSAESEIDETTTRPVREILRNVHVRYGIAAMVIGQFVMTLLMVITPLHMSHHDHGTWLISWVIMAHAIGMFGVSGITGRLIMRWGQHAIVKWGVLILVVSCVITPVSPRFIPLTIALFLLGLGWNFCFIAGSSLLSNALAPLERGRVQGVNEMFIALSASSASLVTGILFESGGMLLLAVIGTVFSVGLGFCSLVYTKRVGRGTLAEAAG, from the coding sequence ATGGAACCGGAACAGCTTCAGTCGGTCCGCAGCCGGATCACCCACACCCTCTTCGTCACCCAGGCCCTTTTCGGCGCCACCCAGGTCGCGGCCTTCACCGTCGTGCCCATCCTGGCGGCGCAGTTGTCCGACAGCGAGCGCATGACGGGCGTGCCCATGACCATCGCCTTTCTCGCGCGCTCGATCAGTGCTTTCCCCTTCGGCTGGATCATGGACCGCCTGGGCCGCCGGGCCGGGCTTACGGCCGGATACCTGTCGTCCCTGATCGCCGCCGCGGCCAGTTTCCTCAGCGTGGCCGTCCATTCATTCGCGGGATTCTGCGTCGCGTCTTTTTTTGCGGGCATGGCGCGAAGTTCCAGTGAGCAGGCGCGGTTCATCGGCGCGGAAATCTATCCCGAGTCCGAACGGGCACGCATCATCGGCCGAATCGTATCCGCCGGCACCATCAGCGCCATCGGCGGCGCCATGATGGTGGCGCCCGCGGGGATCTGGATCGCACAGTACGGTTATCCGCCCATGTCGGGACCCTTTGTCGTCGGCGTGGGCCTGAGCCTGGCGGCGGTCCTGCTTACCCTCTTCCTGGTCCGCCCCGACCCGCTCGACCTCGCACGGCGCATCAAACCTTCCGCCGAATCGGAAATCGACGAGACGACTACGCGCCCCGTGCGGGAGATCCTCCGCAACGTGCACGTCCGGTACGGGATCGCAGCCATGGTGATCGGCCAGTTCGTCATGACGCTGCTCATGGTGATCACGCCCCTGCACATGAGCCACCACGACCATGGCACGTGGCTGATCTCGTGGGTCATCATGGCCCACGCCATCGGCATGTTCGGCGTTTCTGGCATCACCGGACGGCTGATCATGCGGTGGGGGCAGCATGCCATCGTGAAGTGGGGCGTGCTCATCCTCGTCGTATCCTGCGTGATCACCCCGGTTTCGCCCCGGTTCATCCCCCTGACGATCGCTCTCTTCCTTCTCGGCCTGGGGTGGAACTTCTGCTTCATCGCCGGCTCTTCCCTGCTCTCCAACGCGCTTGCGCCCCTGGAACGGGGCCGCGTGCAGGGCGTTAACGAGATGTTCATCGCGCTGTCGGCGAGTTCCGCCAGCCTTGTGACAGGAATCCTCTTCGAATCGGGCGGCATGCTGCTGCTGGCGGTGATCGGAACGGTTTTCTCGGTCGGCCTGGGATTCTGCAGCCTGGTATATACAAAGAGAGTCGGGCGGGGGACCCTGGCGGAAGCGGCGGGGTGA
- a CDS encoding M3 family metallopeptidase, with the protein MENNPLLNWDDLPAFDRIETHHIEPGIRALLESCEQAVTRLEETTPRTWRDLMDPLESIEDDLGRIWGIVSHLHGVKNSPELREVYDPLLADVVKFGNRLGQSKPLFQAYCALRDSEEARDFEPAQQRILESAIREAELNGVGLDDADRERYNEISQRLAELSTKFSNNVLDATKAFKIKLTEAEETEGLPDTLLELAADTARQEGHEEATASDGPWVLTLDYPSFMPFMQHSKRRDLRERMYRAFISKASDGQWDNRDVAREIIALRIDKCRLLGFDTFAALSLSRKMAPDAGSVRRLLDELRAAGRGAAEQDMEALKALAGVDGVDGVDGDDELRHWDVPYWAERLREARYDLKDEELRPYFPLPRVLNGLFELTERLFGVRLEEAAGEAPVWHEDVQYFRVFDDRGEPMAAFYLDPYSRPAEKQGGAWMDTLVGRSAVMASAGQSARLPVAYMICNQGKPVGGKPSLMTFREVETLFHEFGHALQHMLTTIDYGMASGISNVEWDAVEIASQFMENWCYDRGTLKGLARHYETDEPLPDEIIDRLLGARTFREGSNTLRQVNFGLLDMELHEHFDPAGTETILDVQRRIDGETLILPSLEEDRFFCSFSHIFAGGYAAGYYSYKWSEVLSADAFSAFEEAGLENEAEMRSLGRRFRDTILALGGSRHPMDVFRDFRGREPTTEALLRQGGLLHE; encoded by the coding sequence ATGGAAAACAATCCGCTGCTGAACTGGGACGATCTTCCCGCCTTCGACCGGATCGAGACCCATCATATCGAACCCGGAATCCGCGCCCTGCTCGAGAGCTGCGAACAGGCCGTAACCCGGCTCGAGGAGACCACGCCGCGCACCTGGCGCGATTTGATGGATCCACTTGAAAGCATCGAAGACGACCTCGGCCGTATCTGGGGCATCGTGTCCCACCTGCACGGGGTGAAGAACTCGCCCGAGTTGCGGGAAGTGTACGACCCCTTGCTCGCCGATGTGGTCAAGTTCGGCAACCGGCTCGGGCAGAGCAAGCCCCTTTTCCAGGCCTATTGCGCCTTGCGAGACAGCGAGGAAGCGAGGGATTTCGAACCTGCCCAGCAGCGGATCCTGGAGTCGGCCATACGCGAGGCCGAGTTGAACGGGGTGGGCCTGGATGACGCGGACCGGGAGCGTTACAACGAGATCAGCCAGCGGCTGGCGGAGCTGAGCACGAAGTTTTCCAACAACGTCCTCGACGCCACCAAGGCGTTCAAAATCAAGCTTACGGAGGCCGAAGAGACCGAGGGCCTTCCCGATACCCTGCTTGAACTGGCCGCGGATACGGCCCGGCAGGAGGGCCACGAGGAGGCCACGGCATCGGACGGACCCTGGGTCCTCACGCTGGACTACCCCAGTTTCATGCCGTTCATGCAGCACAGCAAGCGCCGGGACCTGCGCGAGCGCATGTACCGCGCCTTCATATCCAAGGCGTCGGACGGCCAGTGGGACAACAGAGACGTTGCCAGGGAGATCATCGCCCTGCGGATCGACAAGTGCAGACTGCTCGGGTTCGACACCTTCGCAGCGTTGAGCCTCAGCCGTAAAATGGCGCCCGATGCGGGTTCGGTGCGGCGTCTGCTCGACGAATTGCGCGCCGCGGGCCGTGGCGCCGCCGAGCAAGACATGGAAGCGTTGAAGGCGCTGGCCGGCGTGGATGGTGTGGATGGTGTGGATGGCGACGACGAACTCAGGCACTGGGACGTCCCGTACTGGGCGGAACGGCTTCGCGAGGCACGCTACGATCTGAAGGACGAGGAACTAAGACCCTATTTCCCGCTGCCCCGCGTGCTGAACGGATTGTTCGAACTAACGGAGCGCCTCTTCGGCGTGCGCCTGGAGGAGGCGGCCGGCGAGGCGCCGGTCTGGCACGAGGACGTCCAGTACTTCCGGGTGTTCGACGACCGGGGCGAGCCCATGGCGGCCTTCTACCTGGATCCCTACAGCCGTCCCGCGGAGAAGCAGGGCGGCGCGTGGATGGATACGCTGGTGGGCAGAAGCGCGGTCATGGCTTCCGCGGGACAGTCCGCCCGCCTGCCCGTGGCCTACATGATCTGCAATCAGGGTAAACCGGTCGGCGGCAAGCCCTCGCTCATGACGTTCCGCGAAGTGGAAACGCTGTTCCACGAATTCGGCCACGCGCTACAGCACATGCTGACCACTATCGACTACGGCATGGCGTCCGGCATATCCAACGTGGAATGGGACGCGGTGGAGATCGCCAGCCAGTTCATGGAAAACTGGTGTTACGACCGGGGAACACTGAAGGGCCTGGCCCGCCACTACGAGACGGACGAACCGCTTCCTGACGAGATCATCGACCGCCTGCTCGGTGCCAGGACCTTCCGGGAAGGCAGCAACACGCTCAGGCAGGTCAACTTCGGCCTGCTCGACATGGAACTGCACGAGCATTTCGATCCAGCGGGCACGGAGACGATCCTGGACGTGCAGCGCCGAATCGACGGGGAGACGCTGATCCTGCCGTCGCTGGAGGAAGACCGGTTCTTCTGCTCGTTCTCCCACATTTTTGCGGGAGGTTACGCCGCGGGGTACTACAGCTACAAGTGGTCGGAAGTGCTCAGCGCGGACGCGTTCTCCGCCTTCGAGGAAGCGGGGCTCGAGAACGAAGCGGAGATGCGGAGTCTGGGCCGGCGGTTCCGCGATACCATCCTGGCCCTGGGTGGCAGCCGGCATCCCATGGACGTCTTCCGGGATTTCCGCGGAAGGGAACCGACCACGGAGGCATTACTCCGGCAGGGCGGTCTGCTCCATGAATGA
- a CDS encoding methyltransferase domain-containing protein, protein MLKQDSGKDTDSTKGADTRKAADQARIRARMPSGTEEILNERTLSSSHRRLDELLRPGMRVLDVGCGTGAITRGIYEKNPSGITVGLDIDVDLIQQAVNASPRGPGFVAADIHHMPFSRAFDLASAARVIQWLSSPRRAIECCISAITPGGRFLVLDYNHEKIVWDPRPPASMQAFYEVFLAWRSDAGMDNAIADYIAPAFDRLGLVDIRVTAQHEHADSLDGDRKSRLGIWSAVAATRGIQMVQDGYLTESQRAAAEADYREWIDSTAVSQTLYLLAVEGRVQG, encoded by the coding sequence ATGCTGAAGCAGGACAGCGGAAAGGACACGGATAGCACGAAGGGGGCGGACACCAGGAAGGCGGCGGACCAGGCGCGGATACGCGCGCGTATGCCATCCGGTACGGAAGAGATCCTGAATGAACGAACGCTTTCTTCCTCGCACCGGCGGCTTGACGAGCTGCTCCGACCCGGGATGCGTGTGCTGGACGTCGGGTGCGGAACCGGGGCGATCACAAGAGGGATCTACGAAAAAAACCCTTCCGGCATTACCGTAGGGCTCGATATTGATGTAGACCTGATCCAGCAGGCCGTCAACGCAAGCCCTCGCGGCCCCGGTTTCGTCGCAGCAGACATACACCATATGCCGTTCAGTCGTGCGTTTGACCTCGCCAGCGCAGCCCGGGTGATCCAGTGGCTCTCCTCTCCCAGGCGGGCGATCGAATGCTGCATCAGCGCCATCACGCCGGGCGGCCGGTTTCTTGTGCTGGACTATAATCACGAGAAGATCGTATGGGATCCGCGTCCGCCTGCGAGTATGCAGGCGTTTTACGAAGTGTTCCTGGCATGGCGTTCCGACGCCGGCATGGACAACGCGATTGCCGACTATATCGCGCCTGCATTTGACCGGCTGGGACTCGTTGATATCCGGGTAACCGCGCAGCACGAACACGCCGACAGCCTCGACGGCGACAGAAAATCCCGGTTGGGCATCTGGTCGGCGGTCGCTGCGACCCGTGGTATTCAAATGGTTCAGGACGGGTACCTTACCGAATCGCAGCGAGCGGCCGCGGAAGCCGACTACCGGGAATGGATAGATTCCACCGCCGTTTCACAAACCCTCTACCTGCTGGCCGTCGAGGGCCGGGTACAGGGGTGA
- a CDS encoding Gfo/Idh/MocA family oxidoreductase encodes MNDIVRIGMIGAGHIAHAHAEAWRKETTLTAVASRRIESARSLAEQYDIPHVCRDANELLNRDDIDAVGIATPHHLHHPIALAALAAGKSVFCEKPLALNGSQAREMWSDARHRKVKTGVQSGIRLFPALRLLARLLREGRAGKIHTFDAHWSFDWARDPRFPLTWRFKRTEAGTGALGDLGVYMIDAARWLVGEISQVNAELAVYIPRRPLLTSGGHFGELRRLHRAERLDIPKETGPVENDDVCQVLLRFENGARGSIRASRLHQEHSIRVDCERTSYRWQMTGDQRLMERSTEAEYTPVEMPEPPGDGTIVTSFLNNIRQDEDEPPTFRDGLAAQLVIDAAVESNDTGRWVDVEC; translated from the coding sequence ATGAATGACATCGTTCGCATCGGCATGATCGGCGCCGGGCACATTGCCCATGCCCATGCGGAGGCGTGGCGGAAAGAAACCACGCTGACCGCGGTTGCAAGCCGCCGTATCGAAAGCGCCCGGTCCCTGGCGGAACAGTATGACATTCCCCACGTTTGCCGGGACGCGAACGAGCTGCTTAATCGAGACGACATCGACGCCGTCGGTATCGCCACGCCCCATCACCTGCACCATCCCATTGCCCTTGCAGCCCTGGCGGCCGGGAAATCCGTGTTCTGCGAGAAGCCCCTTGCACTGAACGGGTCGCAGGCCCGGGAGATGTGGTCCGATGCCCGGCACCGGAAAGTCAAAACGGGCGTGCAATCGGGCATCCGTCTTTTTCCGGCGCTCCGGCTCCTGGCCCGCCTGTTGCGGGAAGGCCGGGCCGGAAAGATCCATACTTTTGATGCCCACTGGTCCTTCGACTGGGCCAGGGATCCCCGCTTTCCGCTGACCTGGCGGTTCAAGCGGACCGAAGCCGGAACCGGCGCCCTGGGCGATCTCGGGGTATACATGATTGACGCGGCCCGCTGGCTGGTCGGCGAGATCTCGCAGGTAAATGCGGAGCTGGCCGTGTACATTCCGCGGCGTCCGTTACTGACGTCGGGCGGACACTTCGGCGAACTGCGCCGGCTGCATCGAGCGGAGAGACTGGATATTCCCAAGGAGACCGGACCGGTGGAAAACGATGACGTCTGCCAGGTGCTGCTGCGGTTTGAAAACGGCGCCCGCGGGTCGATCAGGGCCAGCAGGCTCCACCAGGAACATTCCATCCGGGTAGATTGCGAGCGGACTTCCTATCGCTGGCAGATGACGGGCGACCAGCGCCTCATGGAACGGTCCACGGAGGCGGAATACACGCCCGTCGAGATGCCGGAACCGCCCGGTGACGGCACCATCGTTACGTCATTCCTTAACAATATCCGGCAGGACGAGGACGAACCGCCCACGTTCCGGGACGGCCTGGCGGCCCAGCTCGTTATCGATGCGGCGGTCGAGTCGAACGATACGGGCCGGTGGGTCGATGTCGAATGCTGA
- a CDS encoding DUF2961 domain-containing protein — MFNGLGMDMGNLPRLSRAKTRSISPENTDGGKGRGGMATEGTGAHNARHLGQGWKISPSFDIEAGETLTMADIEGSGAIQHIWLTPTGHWRFAILRIYWDNEEHPSVECPMGDFFACGWSEYAHVSSLAVCVNPASAFNCYWEMPFRKRCRITLENIADEKMRVYYQIDYTLTEVPDDIGYFHASFRRTNPVPYKEVFTILDGVQGHGHYVGTYMAWGSNSNGWWGEGEIKFYIDGDDEFPTICGTGVEDYFCGSYNFDIDGKYVEYTTPYAGMPQVIRPDGMYKSQQRFGMYRWHVSDPVRFEEDLKVTIQALGWRQLLGFAEGGPYQALQDDVASVAFWYQTLPSAPFPALPDRDQLEVI, encoded by the coding sequence ATGTTCAACGGACTGGGCATGGACATGGGAAACTTGCCGCGCCTGTCGCGCGCCAAGACGCGGTCCATCTCGCCGGAAAACACGGACGGCGGTAAGGGCCGGGGCGGCATGGCCACGGAGGGCACAGGCGCCCATAACGCACGGCACCTGGGGCAGGGCTGGAAGATCTCCCCTTCCTTCGACATCGAAGCGGGGGAAACGCTGACGATGGCCGATATCGAAGGTTCCGGGGCCATTCAGCATATCTGGCTGACGCCCACCGGCCACTGGCGCTTCGCCATCCTGCGCATTTACTGGGATAACGAGGAACATCCCTCCGTGGAGTGCCCCATGGGCGATTTCTTCGCGTGCGGGTGGAGTGAATACGCCCACGTGTCCTCGCTGGCCGTGTGCGTAAACCCGGCCAGCGCGTTCAACTGCTACTGGGAGATGCCCTTTCGCAAGCGTTGCCGCATAACGCTGGAGAACATCGCCGACGAGAAGATGCGCGTATACTACCAGATCGACTACACGCTGACCGAGGTCCCCGACGACATCGGCTATTTCCACGCGAGCTTCCGGCGGACGAACCCCGTTCCGTACAAAGAGGTGTTCACCATACTGGACGGCGTACAGGGGCACGGCCATTACGTCGGCACCTACATGGCGTGGGGGTCCAACAGCAACGGATGGTGGGGCGAGGGGGAGATCAAGTTCTACATCGACGGGGACGACGAGTTTCCGACGATTTGCGGGACGGGCGTCGAGGACTACTTCTGCGGTTCGTACAACTTCGACATCGACGGCAAGTACGTCGAGTACACCACCCCGTACGCGGGCATGCCCCAGGTCATCCGCCCCGACGGCATGTACAAGTCCCAGCAGCGGTTCGGCATGTACCGGTGGCACGTGTCGGATCCGGTGCGGTTCGAGGAGGACCTGAAGGTAACCATCCAGGCGCTGGGCTGGCGGCAACTGCTCGGTTTTGCGGAGGGTGGCCCCTACCAGGCGCTCCAGGACGATGTCGCATCGGTGGCCTTCTGGTACCAGACCCTGCCGAGCGCGCCCTTCCCCGCGCTGCCGGACCGTGATCAGCTGGAAGTCATCTGA
- a CDS encoding alpha-hydroxy acid oxidase has product MTEKRFRRRLQRYPAVSDLRRLTRKRLPHIAWEYLDCGTGDERAVARNLERMAEVTLAPVFMKGDLKPDLTTTLFGRTYSVPFGMAPVGLTGLMWPRAEFILAASAAKYRFPYCLSTVATQAPETVGPIVDDMGWFQLYPPRRREIRDDLLKRAMDAGFHTLVVTADVPMGSRRERTSRAGLETPPRITAGFVYEALVHPTWTIQTLLAGLPRLRAIEKYADSKQMGEVASYVGQELGGTLDWDYVREVRDLWDGPVIVKGILHPDDAERAIEAGVDGIQVSNHGARQFDGTLAAIDALPPIVRQVNGRARILFDSGVRTGLDIIRALALGADFVLLGRAFMYGVGAFGKTGGDHAFEILKADLEVNMVNLGCASVDEIPTPVRPESA; this is encoded by the coding sequence ATGACGGAAAAGCGATTCAGACGGCGGCTGCAACGCTATCCCGCGGTGAGTGACCTGCGGCGGCTGACGCGCAAGAGGCTACCGCACATCGCCTGGGAGTACCTCGACTGCGGCACGGGCGACGAACGGGCCGTGGCGAGGAACCTGGAACGTATGGCGGAGGTCACGCTCGCGCCGGTTTTCATGAAGGGCGACCTCAAACCCGATCTGACCACGACCCTGTTCGGACGGACCTACAGCGTACCCTTCGGCATGGCGCCCGTGGGGCTCACCGGGCTCATGTGGCCCCGGGCGGAGTTTATCCTGGCGGCCTCGGCCGCGAAATATCGCTTCCCTTACTGCCTGAGCACGGTGGCCACGCAAGCGCCCGAGACGGTCGGACCCATCGTGGACGACATGGGCTGGTTCCAACTCTATCCGCCCCGGCGCCGGGAAATCCGCGACGATCTGCTTAAGCGCGCCATGGATGCCGGCTTCCATACGCTCGTGGTGACGGCTGACGTGCCCATGGGCAGCCGCAGGGAACGGACCAGCCGCGCGGGCCTGGAGACGCCGCCGCGGATCACGGCCGGATTCGTGTACGAAGCGCTGGTGCATCCCACCTGGACGATCCAGACCTTGCTCGCCGGGCTGCCCAGGCTCAGGGCCATCGAAAAGTATGCCGATTCGAAGCAGATGGGCGAGGTGGCGAGTTACGTCGGCCAGGAACTGGGCGGCACGCTGGACTGGGACTATGTTCGCGAAGTCCGTGATCTGTGGGACGGACCGGTGATCGTGAAGGGCATCCTTCACCCCGACGACGCGGAACGGGCGATAGAGGCCGGCGTGGACGGCATCCAGGTCTCGAACCACGGTGCCCGGCAGTTTGACGGCACGCTCGCCGCCATCGACGCGCTTCCGCCTATCGTCCGCCAGGTCAACGGTCGGGCCCGCATCCTCTTCGACAGCGGGGTGCGCACCGGGCTGGACATCATCCGGGCGCTCGCATTAGGAGCTGATTTCGTGCTGCTCGGCAGGGCCTTCATGTACGGCGTGGGCGCATTCGGCAAGACGGGCGGCGATCACGCCTTCGAGATCCTGAAGGCCGACCTCGAAGTCAACATGGTCAACCTGGGATGCGCCTCGGTGGACGAGATCCCCACTCCGGTCCGCCCGGAGTCCGCCTAG